TCCGCGCACAGTTTGCCCCGTTCGCACGGGATGCGCCGCAGATAGTCCGCTTCGGCGTGCGGGTTGCACGTCCGACTGTACACGATTTTGTCGAGCTTATCAAACATCCGCTGGCACGCCGCCTCCCTATCGTAACCGTTGCGATTGGCGTAGTACTCGAGGAAGCTGCGCTTGTCCAGCACGGCCAGCGTGACCGGAACGGTAAGGTTCACGCGCGATGTAATGTTCCCGTAGATGTACCCGAACGTGTCCCACTCGGTGTCCTTTTGCGAATGTTTCTCCGTCTTCTGGAAGCCAAATTTGTGCAAGAAGCGGAAGAATTCGTCCACCTCAAAAGCGCCCGTCAGGTGGGTTGCGGTAACCGATGGCCCACCGGAGAacgcacaccagcacaccGCCACAGCCACGGTGCACCGGAACACCCGATTCGACATGCTGGAGTGGACCAACAGGACCGCAGCAAACTCACTTCCGAAGCCCGGATCACTGACCTCCCCGTAATATGCTGCAGACTAACTTGCTAGGGAGGGCGATTCGCACCCCTCGAAGCACCGATctaatttcactttcactttacCGTAAACCGTGCCTGAGCGCATTCCGCCGCAGCACCGAGGGAGAAACCATTTGCGAACTACGCCTTTTCTGCACGGCCACGAAGCCTACTACGGCGAATCGGCAGTACACCGCCatggaaacatttttcccTGAATAGCTGACGataaaactgttttgcttACTTCGATCCGTCGACACGAAACACTCTTATCGGGTCGAGCACACTTCGTCGGATTGTGGTGGGGTAtttgtttgaataaaaaatctgcgacgacgatggccacggtaGCACCACTTTTTACACGGGACGGAGCGCGGAGCTTACGACTTTAATCTTTAATCGCGTAGGTCTGCACTTTTCTCCTTGCACGAAACTTTGTTGACGGGGCcattattttgcaatttgaCATCCCCGATGTAGAGCTGACCAAAAATAGGTAATTGAGAGTAGCTTTTACACCGGGCTTACTgcgatttttaaatttaaatttattaaaagaaaactgctaTTTTTGCACAATTCAATTTGAACTCATCTTTTACCGAACTTGagaaattaaatgatttaaagAACCTCATTAGAACAATCATTTTGAGATCagtaaaaatattacaatCAAACTGACAATTCAAACCATGATATAAACATCGAATTCTCATCGATTTAAACATCGAatacaacacaaacacacacaaccgATGGCTGAGTTTTTACACCGGGCTTGTCGCGATTGACGTTTCACAGTTGCTGTCCCGCTCTTTCGCAACCCCTTTTATTCCCTTCCCCCTTCCCAACAGTCCATTCCGACACAAACTGTCAGTCAGTCATTACGGAGAATCGAATTGTGCAAAAAGCGAGTGTGTTGCAGAACCATCACGCAGTTGGAAGGACATTATTCCGTTTTCACCGTGTATTCACGCTATACCCCTCTATCCCCTCGTAGTTTGTGTAAAGGCCACCGCTAGAACCCGCATCCCAGTGTAATCCCGACGCATTGGGACTCGAGTGCCTTTTCCGGACGACGGGAGCCAAGCCAAGTGAAGCACACAGTAAGAACAGGGAACGATGGAACCTTggaacggccacggcaaaCAGTGCACCAATGGCGGTAGTGCAGCGACAACGGCTCCCTTCTTCTGCTGCCGTCACGATCGTGTTGTGTAAAATGTGTGAAAAGAAGTAATACCTGCAAAAGTACGCCTAGCTGCCGCAGCAGTCCTTCGTCCGTGCACACCGAGCGGAACCGATACGCGGTGGGACGGCGGTGTGTGGGCGCGACTTTTCTCGTggcaacgaaaagaaaaatactaAATAAACGGAGCACGAGTTTCCTTCGCGAGGAACGCAGTCACTGCGGAGTGGGGTagcacggtgcggtgcggtggtctCGCCGTTGTTTTTCTCTGAGACGCTCTCGGTGGGTTGAAATTTGTACCTCGTCGAGGTACAAACGCCAGGCCGAGGCAGCAAAGAAAACACCTTCAACCTTGAGCTTCGACGTCACGAGCGCGTGAAAAATAGCGAGAAAATCCCAGCAGGCGAAAGCGGTGAACAAAGTTAACAACATCGTAGTAATCGGCGCGTTGAGCGTCATTCGCCGATTGTTGATCCGTTGTTTAAAcagagaaaaggagaaaaacgacgatccaaacaaacacgaaaGGGTCACTATTTTGAttctttcactcactcactcgaaTTCCCACGGTTAAAAACAGCACGAACAGCGCGATGTTCTAAGACGCGATCGCGACCgagccgccaccgagcggcgaTAAGAGTGTTGTGAGAGGCACCGAGcagaaacccctttttgcTGCTACGTCTcgaaataaaagtaaacacGCCACAGTGTAGAAACAGCGAGCCCCAGTGTGTTACGTGTTCAGTGAGCCCGCCCGTGGCGGAAATTATGATTGCTATCACTGCGCCTCGAGATAGTGCTACGTAAGTGTGAATTGAGCGGTGAGGTGTGTTCTGCTGAACCCATTGCGCGTATCACGTATTGtgaagcggcggcggcggccctttTCTGCCAGAATGCTAGGCAGGAAGCACGGCAGATAAATTAGACTGTGCGACGGCGAAGGGTAAAACTCAACGCCAACTACACCGCGGGCAGAAGGAAGAGCGTCCCCGACACGCAGGGCTCATCCATCCAAGTAGACCGAGAAATTGAAACGGgaaacaccgaaaatgggCAGCGTGTGGAAACGGCTTCAGCGCGTTAACAAGCGGGCGGCCAAGTTCTCGTTCACCGTGTCCTACCACGAGCTGTTCATGGAGACGACGGCAAAATGGTAGGTTCCCTGAGTCCTGTTTTACCTGCctctcttttccttttccaacaGCGACAGCGGATCAGcttccgggaccggaaccAAATTTAGGTTCGAAGAAAACCCCCCCCTATGACTCGGTCGCTAGTTCgaaaatcaacatcaacgCCATCATCACTCCCAACATAAAACCGTCCCACACACCCCAACGGTATCGCGTCATCGTGTCCATCCGCGTTGGATGCAGTTCCGACGcggttttgtttatcttttgcTTGTGAAACTTGCGCTTCCGTGTGCGGCGGTGCTTTCTTAACCCGCTTCGGTGCCTTTATTACGGCTTCTTCTGTCGGGTGTGCACTATGGGGTGCTAGTACGCGCTGGTATTAAgtaaacgaaaaggaaaaccagaAAACAGATGATCGCATCTCGTTTGGAGTCGATGCCGCCAAAAAGTCTCCTTCAGCCTGCCTAcctttttgaaaacattcattaTGTAAGACAATGACAATGACATTACAGTTTTGTTAGTGACTTAAAACACTGTCATGTTGGGGCCACATTTTTGAGCCACCAAACCCGTTCCCATAGTGAGGGTAAATAAAAGAATCTCCAGTTTGTTGTTGGGGCTtcgttcaacatttttttaggATATTATTTTTGGACGATGATGCGTGTGCTCGTCGAACGCCGAAAACTTCTTCACCAGCTGGCTCCAAGTTTATGTGTTCGCCTTCGATCGATCTGCAAGATGCTCTCGACGATTCCCGCGTCGGTATGACTAATCTCCATGTAATTGGCACGTCATCGATTGCTGTCCCTGATGCGCTTTTGGTGCTGGAAATTTTCCTTCAAGGCGTTTACTTTTTCCATCAATAACTTGAAGTGGCCAGACCGATATTCCTGCCCATCGGGTGCGCTCGGTCCAATGCCCCatctactgctgctgcaccgcacAGCAGCGCGCGTACATCATTATCAATTGACCTTTTAGAGCGGGCGCAGAGCCGGCCCGAAGGCTATCACCGAAATGGAATGCGCGATGAGCGTTTGCTCAGCTGTGAATAAAATATgggtatttttctttttcacagCTACAGTGCATATCGGCAGTGAGCTAAATTCGAATTCAGTTCCGATGGGTGCGCATCCATTTGCGTCGGGCGGTTGTTTGGCTCCTGTGCACACACGCGTTGCATTGCAACCGAACGAATCTTAAAGTGGTTTACAGGCGGCGGCACCCGGTTACGTACTTTTGCTGGTTATATGGAGGGACCTACTGCCGTCTTTAACTGAGGGTCAAGCTCGTTCGTGTCATAAGCCTTTTGGTTTCAATGAACTTCTTTTTATTATGTGACCGGTTAAAGAcgtaaaacatttttatttacaagATGCATTGTAATTCTCCTTGTGCATTTCACGGACGAGTTACGCGAGCTAAATTCTCGTTGTATTATTTACTGTAACTGTAGGCATCCAAGTTTGTTTTGGTGATATATGAGCTTTGTGAGCACATTTCCCAAGGCCACTGACCCGAAATGCACCCGCATGCAACGCACGTTTATTGCAGCGATGATTGTGTATCAAAGAACCGCACGAGCCATGTAATTCTACACCAAACGGACAGTATCAGCATAACGATAGATAAGCGTGCAGAGAACCATGACtggagaaaagtaaaacaacacaaaagcTAACCAACGGTTGGTCCAACGTTCGTCTTTCGAAAGGAGCATTATCTGAGTTATCTGAGCCAAAATGTCAGAGCATAAGAAATTACACATCAAGTAGTCATGGGTTAAGAAAAACTGTTATGTTGATAAATTTATTGGTTTCAAAGCATTCAGGGACTGCAACAGTCAAGCGATGTTATCAAACAAGCTAAAAATAGTTCACTGCCAAACGGAATTGCTTTTCCGGCTAATAAATGAATCTATTTTGCCAATGTCATCGGAGCGGACCCGGCACGCAACGAATGTCAATCTCGTCGATGAATTGAGTTTTGCGCAATACCGTTGAACGccgcaaaacaaatcaattaaacatcAACAACGGGGTCGCCGGGGTTGAAACAAACCCCTCGCCGCGGTCGGTCGCAACACGAACGCCACGAGATTGGCACCCCGAGCGGTTGCTCCTTCTCAGTCCCTCGTACACGACGGGCTCATGCTTAAATTAAAGTATTTTGTCATgcgaattgattttctttaaCCCTGGCGCCGCCGATCCGCTGGAAGCTTTCCTCCTGTatcgtttcttttgtttgcttcgttttaGGCGCCCCAACAAATTGCACGTCGTGTGGACACGGCGATCGCGTCGCGTCGTGTCCAGTGCCCTCGAATGGCAGCCGGATTTGATCAATCCGCTCAGCAGCAACATGTCGTGGCCGATGCCGGACAACCACTCGATCGCCGTGACGCTCTTCAAGGACATTCGCACGCACGAGCTTGAGGACAAGGACTGGACGTTCGTGCTGGAGGACGTTTCGCAGCTGGGCAAGAAGCGCATGCTGGCATCCGCCACGATCAACATGCGCAAGTACGCGAGTATTGAATCGACGCAGCAAACGTTCACGCTTCGGTTGCGGCCGGTTTCGAAAAAGATCCTGGCCGCCAATCTTGAGCTCACGCTGAGCTGCGTTTTCCTGCGCGAAGGCAAGGCAACCGACGAGGACATGCAGAGCATCATCTCGCTGATGTCGGTGAACAACGTGTCGGACATTGCACCCCTTGACGATCTGGAAGACATACCGGATCTGGAGAACACGATGGACTACTTCACGGAGAACATGTCCGACCTGACGAACCAGCTCGAGCAGCTGACGACGAGCCTAAACAGCTCCGAGCTACTGACGCCAATGAGCGGTGTCCCTTCGCTGCTATCCGACGACCAGACGCCGATCGTCGGTGGCTCGCGGGAAATGTTCCTCGAGATGCTGCACGAGAAGGGCTACGCATCGAAGGAACTGGACGagaatgaaaacaaagcaCCCCAAGAATCACAGGTACCGGACCAACaagatgctgctggtgggagTGAGCGGCGAAGAGCCGAGGAGGACCGATCGACACCTAGTCAGCGGGAAGAGATACccgccacggtggccacgatggAACGGGAAGCATCGAATGAGGTTGACGATGATCCGTTATACCAACAAATGGACGCCCTGGAAGCACTCGGAGAAAATGAGGACAATTCTGGCCGCTCGACCCCGCTTGCACCGTCGGCACGTGATCCATCGCCGGAACCAGCGATACCAGTTAACGATACGAAAGAGACCCAGAGCCACGCTGCACAACCCATCGCGGAGGGGCCGGCTTTTAACAGCAACCGGCCGGAGCTGAAACCGCTAAACTTGATCAAGAACTACGATAACGAACCTTCGAGGGCGGATGACACACGTACCCCCGAAAAACCCAAAGAGCCCGAGGTGTCCGACAGCGATGTTTCACGgcctccggtggtggctccTGTCGCACCGGTTGGAGACTTTATTAAACCTCCCAGTATCCTGCTAAAGGACAGCACACCGGGTCAGGATCTGCTCGAGTGGTGTAAGGAGGTCACGAAGAACTACAACGGTGTGAAGGTCACGAATTTGACCACCAGTTGGCGCAACGGAATGGCTTTCTGTGCGGTCATCCACCACTTCTATCCGAATTTAATGTGAGTCCGCTGTTCCGAAGGAGCAGAATTGGAGGATTTTAATATGTTCCCATTTTTCAGTGACATGAGCAAACTGTCTCCGGGCAATGTGATCGAAAACTGTCGCACGGCGTTCGATGCGGCGGACAAGCTCGGAATACCGCGGGTGATCGAACCACGGGACATGAATCTGTTGGCGGTTCCGGACAAGCTCGCCGTCATGACGTATCTTTACCAGCTGCGAGCGCACTTCACGGGCCACCAGCTGGAAGTGCAATCGATCGGTACGTATGCGAACGGTGCGAGTTCCTCGAAGCGATGGAATCATGTGGGGAATATCGATGGTAAAATAATCCTTACGCCGGTGTGCCTGGCATGTGCGTTGAGGTGTCCGTAAAAGGTTTTAGGATTAATGAAAAATCAAggcatttaatttaatgttctATTTCCAACAATCATATCACGATCAGACATCCCAAAGAGTGATAGAAGCGCCacctgtcggtcggtcaccACAACCACGTAGCCATGACACACACCGCGGACCTAATGGGCGAGGGAAATTCTCACGATTTGCTCTGTTCAATCCGTTTCTAACCCTTCAACTGTTTCCTTCCTAACCGAAACCAGATGATGGCACGCGGCGGCCGTGCCGGGCGTGTAGCCGAGCGGCCCAGCGGGCAATGTGTACTTATCACTCACGTGAAGGTACTTAGCAGAGGGCCCTTTCTTTGAGTTTgatgcaaaacaaatttagCTTTCGGAGTGCATTACTGTCACGGCAAAAATGGCCCACAAGGACCTGGTTCCGTCTTGggggagttttgttttgtgtgtttctttaTATTCGCTTGGTCGTGTGAAGATTGTACACCTTTGCACAGCTGGTGTTCGTAGAGGATCGCGAAATTGGAAATGTTGAAACTGTGTACGGttgaatttttgaacgcttTTGGCTTCTCACAGACTAATGGCATTGCAATGGGCGATAAATACTTCCACAATGGCTTGAAGCTAACAAATGAGGTGTATTTAGTGTGTTGTGGCCATTTAGCCATTCCTAGTTGCTTACAGTTGATCAACGGTAGTGATTGCTAATGATCCACCTCCCTTCCAGGAGAAACCACGGATGATTCGAGCTATGTGATCGGTAACTACAAGTCGGACAACCTCTGCAAAAACCTGCTCAAGCTTACCGACATCATCACACCGAACAACGACGATCCGTTCGCTCCAAAGCTCGATGCCAAGGCGGCCCGGTTGGCCAACTCGAAGCACCTGTTGGGCCGGGTACTGTCTCCTACCAAAGACGATCTACCCAATTTTCCCTTCAACCTACCGGTTGCTGTAGTGGATAGTGCCGGTCAACCAAGGCCACCGGATATTAATGGGATTGGTACGGAAGGCAGTGTGATCAACGGAATGGAAAGTGGGGAAACGACAGAGAACGGCGTTACGGTGGCAACGATGATGCTGGACGGTGATCAGCGCAATGGAACCGATACCGACATGGTGACCGATACCCAAAGAAATagccaaaacaacaacgacaaagCGCCCAATAGCGATGATGAAGAAATTCAAACACTACCGTCCAACCCGTTGGATTTCAACAAAGCGAATGTAAGTAGTCACGGGAGGTGAGCGAAACCCTGGAGGCCCCCGCCAGGGAACGGCTGGTATAGAAAGGCGACctcttgtttgtttcgtttgtttggtttcatttgcacttttggccaattttgtttgcctttcgaaTTCGTTTTTTGAACATGTACTCGATGGACTTCTCTACTGTACATACTTCGATTTCGCCACGAGGGGTTTgtattgtgttttattttgtttggtttttttcttttcttgttttgttttgcttttcgattcTAGAAATTGATTTTACGGCACAAAGAAATGAGCGAACGGGCACGGCCCATGATAGAACGGCTCAGGGCGGCGCACGTAGATAGCAAGGGTAACAAGGACACAGTAAGTGGATTGTTTTTCGTCTTCTGGCGTGCTTCTTTAGATTATTGGTTGGTTTTTAGTATTCCCTAGCTGTCTTTAATTCGGTTTACACTTCAATTTGTCTATTACTTGTTAGTTTTGAGTatgattttcttcgctccgagAAGATCATTCGTTGCGCTTTTACTAACCAATGCTTTTCTTTCAACAACCAAACGCAAAAGGCCGAACGGCAGGCCCGGTTACGCGAGGAAGCGCGAAAACTGATTGCGGGAGCAAAACTAAAGCTGTCCGGGCTGGATTCACCGGCGTCACCGCACAAACTGCGCGGTGGCCAACAACTGTCACCGGACCGGGCAATCTCGCCCATCAACAATGGGTCCGAGTTTATCTTTCCCATTGGCATGCCATCGCcccaccaccggaaggacaACTCAAGCTCGTCGCCGATGCATAGCCTCAATCACTACAAGGCATTGCACGGGGCAGACGAGACCATCAACGGTCAACCGCATCTGTTGAAACGTGGCACTCCATCCCCAAGCCATCTGATTGAGTTCATGACAGGAAAGAACGATAGCGACGGTGGCCAGGTAAGCAGTTTGAGTTGAGTTTAAGATTGCAGTGGAGTGATGACCCCCGTAGATTCCGCCAAGTGAGAAGCCCGTATAGTATCGTCTCCACGGTCTAATAGTGCACGCTGTGTGCTCTCTCTGTTCTGTAGGTTGAACGTGTAAATTACATTCAAAGTGAGCTTAACAAACTGGAACGCGAGCAGGAGGCAATCGACCTGAAGGCGAACGCACTGGAAAAGAAATTACGCGCTGTGATGGGAGGAACGATGACCAGTAAGCATAGGCGCTTCGCTTCACACCTCAAAGCCCTCTATTGACCGATTTCCTAATTCGGTGTCGTTTCAGACGTTTCCGAAACGGAGGATCAACTAATGTCCCAATGGTTTACGTTGGTCAACAAAAAGAACGCCCTGTTGCGGCGACAGATGCAGCTTAATCTACTGTAAGTGTTGATCACCGGGTCGGCGAAAAGATTAAGGCCTTACCGTTTGCTTACCGTGTCCTCTCGATTTACCCGCAGTGAACAAGAGAACGATCTTGAGAAAAAGTACGAAATGCTTAATATGGAGCTACGGGCTGCCCTATCGGTGGAGGATTGGCAAAAGACGGAGGAGCAGCGCGAAAAGGaagcactgctgctggcggaacTGGTAGCGATCGTCGACAAGCGAAACGAACTGGTCCAGAACCTGCACAGCCAGGAGCAGGCGTATGTGTACGAAACCCGAGGTAACACGGATTGCGCTAATCGTTTCTCCATCGTTTTGCAGCATCGAAGATGACGATGAGATCGAACGGAAGCTGGAAACGGTGGACATTAACCAGAAGGACGAAAAATGTGTCATTCAGTGAAGAGGAGAAGAAGGTACAGGGCATTCGGTATGTGGCCCCTATTGGTCGCTTTCTAattcgggtttttttcgtGTGCCGTCCCAACAACAGCTTCTCCTGTGATCGACGACGAAAATGGGTTTCTGTGCAATCGGAGAGAGTTATTATTTGGAAGACGCCACGCCATCACCACTGGATGAGGACGAGTATGCCATGACAGAGACGAAACCTCCTTCAGAGAACGTGTCGGCGACGCGCCACAACGTACAAGTACAATCATCGTTTAGTACACgacaccatcgccaccacctGAGCCTCGGTTCCGTTCCTGTGCGGGATTTGTATTCCGTTTTTTGTCATCAATTCCGTCCGCTGATGCCGTGCGTCTGTGCGCCACACGGGCGCAGCGTCGTGTTGCGTTGTGACATAGCGTTTGTCTACGTTAAACCTTGAACGGATCATCGTTCGAGCCCCGTTAGGTAGTATGACCCCGATGAATGATCGAAGGACTATTGTGACTATTTATAGAGGGGGTTTCTGGGATTCGACGTagatcgttttctttttttgttttttgacaaGAAAGATTTGGAGAGAACTCCTCTCGACAAACTGTGCAAATACTTATTTATTGTTGTATAAGCCATTAGAGTCGCTGTTAAGTGTAGATTTTGCGCAAAAAGCGCCTGGAACAGAGATTTTGATGTCGTGTCATGTCGTTTAGCTATCGAATCAAAGGTCTTTTCGTTTGCCGCAGTCAGTCAGCCGAAAGAACATAATATTGCATATTATTAGTGTTAGAAGCGCGCAAGGGGAAGTGAATCGAGGCGTCGCCTAACCGGCCCGAGTTCCGTGCTCGACTGTGCCCGACGTGTGGTCCCCTGTCGAAGTGATATTAGAAAGCGTTGAAAGCGAGTGAAATTTTCCTTTTAGTAACTAAACTAGACGATCATATTTTAATCTACAAATACACGCGTACATTCTACAACCCGATAGCTGATAGCGGATAGTTAGaagcttctttttttccaaacacctaatcggccgatggccgatgttTCTGTAATGGTTGTGGCGCAAATGGTGGGCTTTTATTTTTTGGgtaaagaaaaggaaaacaccaCTTTGACACTCCTGTCCCATTCCCTTTCGCCGGCTATGTTTTAAAGCTCGTGGACACGCGGACTCGCGCCCTACATAACTTGCTGTACATAGAGAACATAATGCGATTTCTTTAGTTTTCTTAGAGGTTGTTTACGACTTTTACAAACTATGTAGCCTGGAGTAATAGGTTTTGTAAGACATTTTAATGGATATCTTTGTGTTTTCCCAGTATAATCAAAACAGGGGAGTGTGGATATACTTTTCATATCGGCTTTGCAATCGTATCGCTTTTGTAGCAACACAAAATCGTTGTGTAATATTGAATCACTTACCTTTCACTGTAGCACCACAGATCTGGACCCAGGATGTCAACGGACCCTCACATAGATTACAGCTATTCTAGTCACAGAACCACAGTATACTATAACACGCAATAACAGTACCACCATGTCCGCAGGAGGAATTCTTTACGAGGTCCTTTATTTACTACCGCGCTTCCTTTTGGTGGTTGGTTTTCCGATCTTCGGTGTCGGTGCAATGGGCAATCTATCTACGGGAATTGATAACACGGAAGTAAACCGGAGGGAATTAAGAATTATACTATTCGCCGATCCCTTCTTAAGGCAAGTGACCACAAAGAACAAATAGCGTAGATTGATAGCGAGAGGGAGCGAACGAGGTGAGCTTTCTGGTTTCTGCTGGTGTATAAAACCAAAGAAATTTGAACGATGAGGATTTATAGGCGGTATAGGAGTATCGGATTTCCCCGCGTGGAAAGTCCTTAACATGCTCAATGAAATGAGATTTCCCTTCGAATGCGCTTCGGAGATCGGGAATAGCAAGCTTCTCCGCGCTCCGGACTTCGGCTGGCACGAAGTTACGTGGACTTTTGGCACTTTTCCTTAGGCGGTGCCGTgcacacaatgcacacaaCTGCGTTGCATCTGCTCCCAAAATACAgtatttgatttttattgacaAACATTTTACCCTCAAGCGGTTCAGTTTTGAGAGCATTTCTCCATTCCTGTACCAGACAACACACGTTTGGTTGAAACCGATTGCACAACTCCCGCGGCAAGCATCGAAATAATAGATAATGCAAAACAGCTAAGATACAAACGAATAATCATTACATTGCTCATCAAAAATCGTAAAACGAaatacacgcacgcactcaTCTGTATTAGCTAAAAAAGGTTCGAATGAAGGAGAGTGCAGCGAATGGTCGAATAAATTACTGTCTCAACGTAGCTAAAGCTCACCACAATTCCACAGATACAATACAATCGGAGAAAAAACTCGCTAAAATTTCGAACCAGCTTTGGTGGGTGGTGCCTCAAACGGCCGAAACGGTTTTGTGAGAACCGAGTGGACGGATCGTCGTCTTGTGATGGCAAAACAGTCAAACTGGGAGCCATCTTGGGTGATCACTTCTTTGTTTGctctgatgatggtgatgactGTTGTCGAACGCCCGTTTGCCTTTGACAAGCATTTGATTGAAGTAGGCTTAGGCAGGGAAGAGGTTGAAGAAAGGCTTGATTGAAGGGATAGGTTCGCGCCAGATCTTGTTACTCAATGCTAACACACTGCGAAGCATAATAAAATTGTATTCGTCGGGACGGGACACGGCGATGGCCACCTTCCGGAGAGGTTGGCGATATTTTTCTTAACCTAGCAAAGAAGAACATACATTAACATTATcggaaggacgacgacgacgacgacgacgatagaTGTAAAAAACGTAACGGAAGATACCACATCACAGAGCTGTatttatatacatatataccGTATATATACACCCAAGGCCACACTTCTGGAAGCGAGCATTATACATTATACATAAGagtcagaaaaaaatcatatatATTTTTCCTCGTAAAATATATACACATTCTCTCGACGCGGCCCGGGAACTCGTCGTACACTACGCCCCATGTGCTATGTAAGTAGGTTTCTAACAAACAGAcgagcagaaagaaaaaggaagcagaaacacaaaattaaatgCTTGTGGATGTggaacaaaacacgaaaaataaagaaatctTCATACCCGAACACCGCGTAGGCCGCGTTTGCTTTCGTGTAAAAGTTAAAAGACTTTACTTTATTCTTCCCAATGGTTTTTTGGTAACGTACCACAAACGTAAACACAGGTTAAAGAGAGACAGAAGAGTTTttgagtgtgttttttttgccaagatttctgttttctaCATCACTTTCAGCAGTTTCGCTTTTACATAACAATTTGCAGTCTCCAGAGAAAGTTCCTTCCTCTGTTCCCCTCTGTTCAAAAAGCTGTACAAAATGAGGCAGTTCACGTCGGCAACCGGGACTTCCCAAATGAGCCTCCCTACACACC
The nucleotide sequence above comes from Anopheles bellator chromosome 1, idAnoBellAS_SP24_06.2, whole genome shotgun sequence. Encoded proteins:
- the LOC131206043 gene encoding EH domain-binding protein 1 isoform X1; translation: MGSVWKRLQRVNKRAAKFSFTVSYHELFMETTAKWRPNKLHVVWTRRSRRVVSSALEWQPDLINPLSSNMSWPMPDNHSIAVTLFKDIRTHELEDKDWTFVLEDVSQLGKKRMLASATINMRKYASIESTQQTFTLRLRPVSKKILAANLELTLSCVFLREGKATDEDMQSIISLMSVNNVSDIAPLDDLEDIPDLENTMDYFTENMSDLTNQLEQLTTSLNSSELLTPMSGVPSLLSDDQTPIVGGSREMFLEMLHEKGYASKELDENENKAPQESQVPDQQDAAGGSERRRAEEDRSTPSQREEIPATVATMEREASNEVDDDPLYQQMDALEALGENEDNSGRSTPLAPSARDPSPEPAIPVNDTKETQSHAAQPIAEGPAFNSNRPELKPLNLIKNYDNEPSRADDTRTPEKPKEPEVSDSDVSRPPVVAPVAPVGDFIKPPSILLKDSTPGQDLLEWCKEVTKNYNGVKVTNLTTSWRNGMAFCAVIHHFYPNLIDMSKLSPGNVIENCRTAFDAADKLGIPRVIEPRDMNLLAVPDKLAVMTYLYQLRAHFTGHQLEVQSIGETTDDSSYVIGNYKSDNLCKNLLKLTDIITPNNDDPFAPKLDAKAARLANSKHLLGRVLSPTKDDLPNFPFNLPVAVVDSAGQPRPPDINGIGTEGSVINGMESGETTENGVTVATMMLDGDQRNGTDTDMVTDTQRNSQNNNDKAPNSDDEEIQTLPSNPLDFNKANKLILRHKEMSERARPMIERLRAAHVDSKGNKDTAERQARLREEARKLIAGAKLKLSGLDSPASPHKLRGGQQLSPDRAISPINNGSEFIFPIGMPSPHHRKDNSSSSPMHSLNHYKALHGADETINGQPHLLKRGTPSPSHLIEFMTGKNDSDGGQVERVNYIQSELNKLEREQEAIDLKANALEKKLRAVMGGTMTNVSETEDQLMSQWFTLVNKKNALLRRQMQLNLLEQENDLEKKYEMLNMELRAALSVEDWQKTEEQREKEALLLAELVAIVDKRNELVQNLHSQEQAIEDDDEIERKLETVDINQKDEKCVIQ
- the LOC131206043 gene encoding EH domain-binding protein 1 isoform X2; its protein translation is MGSVWKRLQRVNKRAAKFSFTVSYHELFMETTAKWRPNKLHVVWTRRSRRVVSSALEWQPDLINPLSSNMSWPMPDNHSIAVTLFKDIRTHELEDKDWTFVLEDVSQLGKKRMLASATINMRKYASIESTQQTFTLRLRPVSKKILAANLELTLSCVFLREGKATDEDMQSIISLMSVNNVSDIAPLDDLEDIPDLENTMDYFTENMSDLTNQLEQLTTSLNSSELLTPMSGVPSLLSDDQTPIVGGSREMFLEMLHEKGYASKELDENENKAPQESQVPDQQDAAGGSERRRAEEDRSTPSQREEIPATVATMEREASNEVDDDPLYQQMDALEALGENEDNSGRSTPLAPSARDPSPEPAIPVNDTKETQSHAAQPIAEGPAFNSNRPELKPLNLIKNYDNEPSRADDTRTPEKPKEPEVSDSDVSRPPVVAPVAPVGDFIKPPSILLKDSTPGQDLLEWCKEVTKNYNGVKVTNLTTSWRNGMAFCAVIHHFYPNLIDMSKLSPGNVIENCRTAFDAADKLGIPRVIEPRDMNLLAVPDKLAVMTYLYQLRAHFTGHQLEVQSIGETTDDSSYVIGNYKSDNLCKNLLKLTDIITPNNDDPFAPKLDAKAARLANSKHLLGRVLSPTKDDLPNFPFNLPVAVVDSAGQPRPPDINGIGTEGSVINGMESGETTENGVTVATMMLDGDQRNGTDTDMVTDTQRNSQNNNDKAPNSDDEEIQTLPSNPLDFNKANAERQARLREEARKLIAGAKLKLSGLDSPASPHKLRGGQQLSPDRAISPINNGSEFIFPIGMPSPHHRKDNSSSSPMHSLNHYKALHGADETINGQPHLLKRGTPSPSHLIEFMTGKNDSDGGQVERVNYIQSELNKLEREQEAIDLKANALEKKLRAVMGGTMTNVSETEDQLMSQWFTLVNKKNALLRRQMQLNLLEQENDLEKKYEMLNMELRAALSVEDWQKTEEQREKEALLLAELVAIVDKRNELVQNLHSQEQAIEDDDEIERKLETVDINQKDEKCVIQ